A window of the Canis lupus baileyi chromosome 1, mCanLup2.hap1, whole genome shotgun sequence genome harbors these coding sequences:
- the SYT5 gene encoding synaptotagmin-5 isoform X3, whose product MFSEPPTPGLPAPDTPPDSSRIRHGPVPPWALAAILLVSGLLLFGCCFCLYRKRCRRRLGKKSQAQAQVHLQEVKELGRSYIDKVQPEVEELEPAPSGPGSQAAEKHELGRLQYSLDYDFQSGQLLVGIVQAEGLAALDLGGSSDPYVRVYLLPDKRRRHETKVHRQTLNPHFGENFAFKQEKLGDICFSLRYVPTAGKLTVIVLEAKNLKKMDVGGLSDPYVKVHLLQGGKKVRKKKTTIKKNTLNPYYNEAFSFEVPCDQVQKVQVELTVLDYDKLGKNEAIGRVAVGAAAGGAGLRHWADMLANPRRPIAQWHSLRPPDRVRPLPAP is encoded by the exons ATGTTCTCGgagcccccaaccccggggcttCCAGCGCCCGACACGCCTCCTGACTCCAGTCGCATCCGCCACGGCCCAG TACCACCCTGGGCCCTGGCTGCCATCCTTCTGGTCTCAGGCCTCCTCCTCTTTGGCTGCTGTTTCTGTCTCTACCGGAAGCGTTGTCGGAGGCGGTTGGGCAAGAAGAGCCAGGCCCAAGCCCAGGTCCACCTTCAGGAAGTGAAAGAACTGGGCCGGAGTTACATAGACAAG GTGCAGCCAGAAGTGGAGGAGCTGGAGCCAGCACCATCTGGGCCAGGGTCACAGGCAGCAGAGAAGCATGAGCTAGGACGGCTGCAGTACTCACTTGATTATGATTTCCAGAGTGGCCAG CTGCTGGTGGGCATTGTACAAGCTGAGGGATTGGCTGCCTTGGACCTGGGTGGCTCCTCCGACCCCTACGTGAGGGTGTACCTGCTGCCAGACAAGCGGAGGCGGCATGAGACCAAGGTGCATCGGCAGACACTGAACCCACACTTTGGGGAGAACTTTGCCTTCAAG CAGGAGAAACTAGGTGacatttgcttctccctccgctaCGTCCCTACGGCCGGTAAGCTTACCGTCATTGTCCTGGAGGCTAAGAACCTGAAGAAGATGGACGTAGGAGGGCTCTCAG ATCCGTATGTCAAGGTCCATCTGCTGCAGGGGGGCAAAAAGGTGCGTAAGAAGAAAACCACCATCAAGAAGAACACTCTGAACCCCTATTACAATGAAGCCTTCAGTTTCGAAGTGCCCTGTGACCAGGTGCAG AAGGTCCAGGTGGAGCTGACTGTGCTGGATTATGACAAGCTAGGCAAGAACGAGGCCATCGGGAGGGTGGCTGTTGGGGCGGCGGCTGGGGGAGCTGGCCTGCGGCACTGGGCAGACATGCTGGCCAACCCCCGGCGGCCCATTGCCCAGTGGCACTCTCTGCGGCCCCCTGACCGAGTGAGGCCGCTGCCTGCACCCTGA
- the TNNI3 gene encoding troponin I, cardiac muscle: protein MADESGDAAGCPPPAPAPIRRQSSANYRAYATEPHAKKKSKISASRKLQLKTLMLQIAKQELEREAEERRGEKGRALSTRCQPLELAGLGFAELQDLCRQLHARVDKVDEERYDVEAKVTKNITEIADLTQKIFDLRGKFKRPTLRRVRISADAMMQALLGTRAKESLDLRAHLKQVKKEDTEKENREVGDWRKNIDALSGMEGRKKKFEG, encoded by the exons ATGGCGGATGA GAGCGGCGATGCG gcgGGGTGCCCGCCCCCCGCTCCGGCCCCGATCCGACGCCAGTCTTCCGCCAACTACCGCGCGTACGCCACGGAGCCGCACGCCAAG AAAAAGTCCAAGATCTCCGCCTCGAGGAAACTGCAGCTGAAG ACCCTGATGCTGCAGATCGCGAAGCAAGAGCTGGAGAGGGAGGCGGAGGAGCGGCGCGGAGAGAAAGGGCGCGCTCTGAGCACGCGGTGCCAGCCGCTGGAGTTAGCCGGGCTGGGCTTCGCGGAGCTGCAG GACTTGTGCCGACAACTCCACGCCCGAGTGGACAAAGTGGATGAAGAGAGATACGATGTGGAGGCGAAAGTCACCAAGAACATCACAGAG ATAGCAGATCTGACCCAGAAGATCTTTGACCTTCGTGGCAAATTTAAGCGGCCCACCCTGCGGAGGGTGAGGATCTCTGCAGATGCCATGATGCAGGCGCTGCTGGGCACCAGGGCTAAGGAGTCCTTAGACCTGCGGGCCCACCTCAAGCAGGTGAAGAAGGAGGACACAGAGAAG GAAAACCGGGAGGTGGGAGACTGGCGTAAGAACATCGATGCGCTGAGTGGAATGGAGGGCCGCAAGAAAAAGTTTGAAGGCTGA
- the SYT5 gene encoding synaptotagmin-5 isoform X1 codes for MFSEPPTPGLPAPDTPPDSSRIRHGPVPPWALAAILLVSGLLLFGCCFCLYRKRCRRRLGKKSQAQAQVHLQEVKELGRSYIDKVQPEVEELEPAPSGPGSQAAEKHELGRLQYSLDYDFQSGQLLVGIVQAEGLAALDLGGSSDPYVRVYLLPDKRRRHETKVHRQTLNPHFGENFAFKVPYVELGGRVLVMAVYDFDRFSRNDAIGEVRVPMSSVDLGRPVLAWRELQAAPREEQEKLGDICFSLRYVPTAGKLTVIVLEAKNLKKMDVGGLSDPYVKVHLLQGGKKVRKKKTTIKKNTLNPYYNEAFSFEVPCDQVQKVQVELTVLDYDKLGKNEAIGRVAVGAAAGGAGLRHWADMLANPRRPIAQWHSLRPPDRVRPLPAP; via the exons ATGTTCTCGgagcccccaaccccggggcttCCAGCGCCCGACACGCCTCCTGACTCCAGTCGCATCCGCCACGGCCCAG TACCACCCTGGGCCCTGGCTGCCATCCTTCTGGTCTCAGGCCTCCTCCTCTTTGGCTGCTGTTTCTGTCTCTACCGGAAGCGTTGTCGGAGGCGGTTGGGCAAGAAGAGCCAGGCCCAAGCCCAGGTCCACCTTCAGGAAGTGAAAGAACTGGGCCGGAGTTACATAGACAAG GTGCAGCCAGAAGTGGAGGAGCTGGAGCCAGCACCATCTGGGCCAGGGTCACAGGCAGCAGAGAAGCATGAGCTAGGACGGCTGCAGTACTCACTTGATTATGATTTCCAGAGTGGCCAG CTGCTGGTGGGCATTGTACAAGCTGAGGGATTGGCTGCCTTGGACCTGGGTGGCTCCTCCGACCCCTACGTGAGGGTGTACCTGCTGCCAGACAAGCGGAGGCGGCATGAGACCAAGGTGCATCGGCAGACACTGAACCCACACTTTGGGGAGAACTTTGCCTTCAAG GTCCCCTACGTGGAACTGGGGGGCAGGGTACTCGTCATGGCAGTGTACGACTTCGATCGCTTCTCCCGCAATGATGCCATTGGGGAGGTGCGGGTCCCCATGAGTTCGGTGGACTTGGGGCGGCCAGTGCTGGCCTGGCGCGAGCTGCAGGCTGCTCCACGGGAGGAG CAGGAGAAACTAGGTGacatttgcttctccctccgctaCGTCCCTACGGCCGGTAAGCTTACCGTCATTGTCCTGGAGGCTAAGAACCTGAAGAAGATGGACGTAGGAGGGCTCTCAG ATCCGTATGTCAAGGTCCATCTGCTGCAGGGGGGCAAAAAGGTGCGTAAGAAGAAAACCACCATCAAGAAGAACACTCTGAACCCCTATTACAATGAAGCCTTCAGTTTCGAAGTGCCCTGTGACCAGGTGCAG AAGGTCCAGGTGGAGCTGACTGTGCTGGATTATGACAAGCTAGGCAAGAACGAGGCCATCGGGAGGGTGGCTGTTGGGGCGGCGGCTGGGGGAGCTGGCCTGCGGCACTGGGCAGACATGCTGGCCAACCCCCGGCGGCCCATTGCCCAGTGGCACTCTCTGCGGCCCCCTGACCGAGTGAGGCCGCTGCCTGCACCCTGA
- the DNAAF3 gene encoding dynein axonemal assembly factor 3, with translation MTTPAGSGAGFGSVSWWGLSPALDLQAESPPVDSDLRDNTEPRTPELDVLLVGSVDGRHLLRTLARAALWPRRRLHFYVLENNLEAVARHMLIFSLALEEPEKMGLQERSETFLEVWGNALLRPQVAAFVRAQADRLAHLVPEPDRLEEQLPWLSLGALKFRERDALEAVFRFWAGGEKEPEAFPMSRFWDSRLRHYLGSRYDARHGVSDWDLHMKLHDRGARVIHTREFRRWRDTGVAFELRDSSAYHVPNRTLASGRFLSHHGERIAARGYWGDIATGPFVAFGIETDDESLLRTSNGQPVKTAGEITQHNVTELFREMAAWGRPRNTQGNPEQMCQGEDRGDREDGEGASPERTASAPGFFTVRFLPLGSAETLHHKSCYKGRFQLLYVACGMVHLLSPDLGACVAPGGRLVVELARYLVDLRQEQLQGFAARVGELAQAAGFTPPPQARPSETFARFCKALDSAGQHTDSASESMTPPPDTLAPALENQSQPLKGGTPPS, from the exons ATGACCACGCCGGCGGGCTCCGGCGCAGGCTTCGGCTCCGTATCCTGGTGGGGCCTGTCCCCGGCGCTGGACCTGCAGGCTGAGA GTCCTCCTGTGGACTCAGACTTGCGGGACAATACCGAGCCCAGGACCCCCGAGTTAGATGTACTGCTCGTGGGCTCCGTGGATGGGCGGCACCTGCTTCGGACCCTGGCCCGGGCGGCGCTGTGGCCTCGCAGGAGGTTACAC TTCTATGTGCTAGAGAATAATCTGGAAGCTGTGGCCCGACACATGCTGATCTTCAGCCTAGCTTTAGAGGAACCTGAGAAGATGGGGTTGCAAG AGAGAAGCGAGACCTTCCTGGAGGTGTGGGGGAACGCGCTGCTGCGCCCCCAGGTGGCCGCCTTCGTGCGCGCGCAAGCCGACCGCCTGGCGCACCTGGTCCCGGAGCCGGACCGCCTGGAGGAGCAGCTGCCCTGGCTCAGCCTAGGCGCCCTCAAG TTCCGTGAGCGCGACGCCCTGGAGGCTGTGTTCCGCTTCTGGGCGGGCGGAGAGAAGGAGCCCGAGGCCTTCCCCATGAGTCGCTTCTGGGACTCCAGGCTGCGTCACTACCTGGGCTCCCGTTACGACGCCCGGCACGGTGTCAGCGACTGGGACTTGCACATGAAGCTGCACGATCGCGGG GCCCGAGTCATCCACACTCGCGAGTTCCGGCGTTGGAGGGACACGGGTGTCGCCTTTGAACTCAGAGACTCCAGCGCCTATCATGTGCCAAACCGGACCCTTGCGTCGGGTCGCTTCCTGAGCCAT CACGGGGAGCGTATCGCAGCACGCGGTTACTGGGGGGACATCGCCACGGGGCCATTCGTGGCCTTTGGCATCGAAACAGACGATGAGAGCCTCCTGCGGACCAGCAACGGACAGCCGGTCAAG ACTGCTGGGGAGATCACTCAGCACAACGTGACGGAGCTATTCCGAGAGATGGCCGCCTGGGGGCGCCCGAGAAACACCCAGGGAAACCCCGAGCAGATGTGCCAGGGCGAGGATCGCGGGGATCGCGAGGATGGCGAGGGTGCAAGCCCAGAGCGTA CTGCCTCTGCCCCGGGATTCTTCACTGTGCGCTTCCTGCCTCTCGGCTCTGCAGAAACCCTTCACCACAAGAGCTGCTACAAGGGACGGTTCCAGCTGCTTTATGTGGCCTGTGG GATGGTGCATCTTCTCAGCCCCGATCTCGGGGCCTGTGTGGCCCCCGGAGGACGCTTGGTGGTGGAATTGGCCCG GTACCTGGTGGACTTGAGGCAGGAGCAGTTGCAGGGCTTTGCTGCCCGGGTTGGAGAGTTAGCTCAGGCGGCTGGATTcacgcccccaccccaggccaggccCTCGGAGACCTTTGCGCGCTTCTGCAAAGCCTTGGACTCTGCTGGCCAGCACACTGACTCAGCTTCGGAATCCATGACTCCGCCCCCTGACACCCTGGCTCCGGCCCTTGAGAACCAGAGTCAGCCTCTCAAAGGCGGGACCCCACCCTCTTAG
- the SYT5 gene encoding synaptotagmin-5 isoform X2 — protein sequence MFSEPPTPGLPAPDTPPDSSRIRHGPVPPWALAAILLVSGLLLFGCCFCLYRKRCRRRLGKKSQAQAQVHLQEVKELGRSYIDKVQPEVEELEPAPSGPGSQAAEKHELGRLQYSLDYDFQSGQLLVGIVQAEGLAALDLGGSSDPYVRVYLLPDKRRRHETKVHRQTLNPHFGENFAFKVPYVELGGRVLVMAVYDFDRFSRNDAIGEVRVPMSSVDLGRPVLAWRELQAAPREEEKLGDICFSLRYVPTAGKLTVIVLEAKNLKKMDVGGLSDPYVKVHLLQGGKKVRKKKTTIKKNTLNPYYNEAFSFEVPCDQVQKVQVELTVLDYDKLGKNEAIGRVAVGAAAGGAGLRHWADMLANPRRPIAQWHSLRPPDRVRPLPAP from the exons ATGTTCTCGgagcccccaaccccggggcttCCAGCGCCCGACACGCCTCCTGACTCCAGTCGCATCCGCCACGGCCCAG TACCACCCTGGGCCCTGGCTGCCATCCTTCTGGTCTCAGGCCTCCTCCTCTTTGGCTGCTGTTTCTGTCTCTACCGGAAGCGTTGTCGGAGGCGGTTGGGCAAGAAGAGCCAGGCCCAAGCCCAGGTCCACCTTCAGGAAGTGAAAGAACTGGGCCGGAGTTACATAGACAAG GTGCAGCCAGAAGTGGAGGAGCTGGAGCCAGCACCATCTGGGCCAGGGTCACAGGCAGCAGAGAAGCATGAGCTAGGACGGCTGCAGTACTCACTTGATTATGATTTCCAGAGTGGCCAG CTGCTGGTGGGCATTGTACAAGCTGAGGGATTGGCTGCCTTGGACCTGGGTGGCTCCTCCGACCCCTACGTGAGGGTGTACCTGCTGCCAGACAAGCGGAGGCGGCATGAGACCAAGGTGCATCGGCAGACACTGAACCCACACTTTGGGGAGAACTTTGCCTTCAAG GTCCCCTACGTGGAACTGGGGGGCAGGGTACTCGTCATGGCAGTGTACGACTTCGATCGCTTCTCCCGCAATGATGCCATTGGGGAGGTGCGGGTCCCCATGAGTTCGGTGGACTTGGGGCGGCCAGTGCTGGCCTGGCGCGAGCTGCAGGCTGCTCCACGGGAGGAG GAGAAACTAGGTGacatttgcttctccctccgctaCGTCCCTACGGCCGGTAAGCTTACCGTCATTGTCCTGGAGGCTAAGAACCTGAAGAAGATGGACGTAGGAGGGCTCTCAG ATCCGTATGTCAAGGTCCATCTGCTGCAGGGGGGCAAAAAGGTGCGTAAGAAGAAAACCACCATCAAGAAGAACACTCTGAACCCCTATTACAATGAAGCCTTCAGTTTCGAAGTGCCCTGTGACCAGGTGCAG AAGGTCCAGGTGGAGCTGACTGTGCTGGATTATGACAAGCTAGGCAAGAACGAGGCCATCGGGAGGGTGGCTGTTGGGGCGGCGGCTGGGGGAGCTGGCCTGCGGCACTGGGCAGACATGCTGGCCAACCCCCGGCGGCCCATTGCCCAGTGGCACTCTCTGCGGCCCCCTGACCGAGTGAGGCCGCTGCCTGCACCCTGA